In Modestobacter versicolor, a single genomic region encodes these proteins:
- a CDS encoding glycoside hydrolase family 65 protein, whose protein sequence is MTEGRAHFLVEPWSLTEIGVDLASLGVNESVFALANGHIGMRGSLDEGEPVVVPGTYLNGFFEERPLPYAEAGYGFPEQGQTVVNVTDGKVIRLLVGDTPLDLQYGDVIDHRRTLDLRSGLLRRTTEWRSPSGRQVRVTSTRLVSLTRRSIAAVEYTVECTDDQGDLYIALQSDLLANEVRNTAATDDPRAASAMDRPLASELHVGRGRHAVLVHQTKRSRLRMAAGMDHEVDVPDSASEDLETSPDLARYTLAARLPAGSRLRLVKYLAYGWSSRRSAPAIRDQVEGALATAKLAGWDRLVREQRELLDRHWDEADVEIEGDDELQQAVRVGMFHVLQAGLRAERQPIPAKGLTGDGYDGHTFWDTETYVLPVLTYTVPAAARDALLWRHSTLDLARERARVLGHDGAAFPWRTIRGEETSGYWPAGTAAFHINADIADAVARYFAATLDEEFDRDYGTELLVETARLWASLGHFDDGRGYRIDGVTGPDEYDAIVDNNVYTNLMAQRNLREAVAAVERQPETAGRLLVSRDEVELWSRAAEAMRVPFNEALGVHEQSEGFTHHEEWDFEGTRPDQYPLLLNFPYFDIYRKQVVKQADLVMALHLRGDAFTAEEKIADFAYYEARTVRDSSLSAAQQAVVAAETGHLQLAHDYWGEASLTDLQNLHGNSGHGLHIASLAGGWTVAVAGFGGMRDHGGQLSFAPRLPPRIRRLAFRVVFRGRCLAVTVTAQRATYRLVYGDEPLELAHHGQPFTVSHEPTDLEIPPAPQVEPVRQPPHAAPRRRNRPTSD, encoded by the coding sequence GTGACCGAGGGGCGCGCGCACTTCCTGGTCGAGCCCTGGTCGCTGACCGAGATCGGTGTCGACCTGGCCTCGCTGGGGGTCAACGAGTCGGTCTTCGCGCTGGCCAACGGGCACATCGGCATGCGCGGCTCGCTGGACGAGGGCGAGCCGGTCGTCGTCCCCGGCACCTACCTCAACGGCTTCTTCGAGGAGCGGCCGCTGCCCTACGCCGAGGCCGGCTACGGCTTCCCGGAGCAGGGCCAGACCGTGGTCAACGTGACCGACGGCAAGGTCATCCGGCTGCTGGTCGGTGACACCCCGCTGGACCTGCAGTACGGCGACGTCATCGACCACCGCCGCACGTTGGACCTGCGCAGCGGCCTGCTCCGCCGCACCACCGAGTGGCGCTCGCCCAGCGGCCGCCAGGTGCGGGTCACCAGCACCCGGCTGGTGTCGCTGACCCGGCGGTCGATCGCCGCGGTGGAGTACACGGTCGAGTGCACCGACGACCAGGGCGACCTCTACATCGCCCTGCAGTCGGACCTGCTGGCCAACGAGGTGCGCAACACCGCCGCGACCGACGACCCGCGGGCCGCCTCGGCGATGGACCGGCCGCTGGCCTCGGAGCTGCACGTGGGCCGCGGGCGGCACGCCGTCCTGGTGCACCAGACCAAGCGCAGCCGGCTGCGGATGGCCGCCGGGATGGACCACGAGGTCGACGTCCCGGACTCCGCCAGCGAGGACCTGGAGACCTCCCCGGACCTGGCCCGCTACACCCTGGCCGCCCGGCTGCCGGCCGGCTCGCGGCTGCGGCTGGTGAAGTACCTGGCCTACGGCTGGTCCAGCCGCCGCTCGGCGCCGGCCATCCGCGACCAGGTCGAGGGGGCGCTGGCCACCGCCAAGCTGGCCGGCTGGGACCGGCTGGTGCGCGAGCAGCGCGAGCTGCTGGACCGGCACTGGGACGAGGCGGACGTCGAGATCGAGGGCGACGACGAGCTGCAGCAGGCCGTGCGGGTGGGCATGTTCCACGTCCTGCAGGCCGGGCTGCGCGCGGAGCGGCAGCCGATCCCGGCCAAGGGGCTCACCGGCGACGGCTACGACGGGCACACCTTCTGGGACACCGAGACCTACGTGCTGCCGGTTCTCACCTACACCGTGCCGGCCGCCGCCCGCGACGCGCTGCTGTGGCGGCACTCGACGCTCGACCTGGCCCGCGAGCGCGCCCGGGTGCTCGGCCACGACGGCGCGGCCTTCCCGTGGCGGACCATCCGGGGGGAGGAGACGTCGGGCTACTGGCCGGCCGGGACGGCGGCCTTCCACATCAACGCCGACATCGCCGACGCCGTCGCCCGCTACTTCGCCGCCACCCTGGACGAGGAGTTCGACCGCGACTACGGCACCGAGCTGCTGGTGGAGACCGCGCGGCTGTGGGCCTCGCTCGGGCACTTCGACGACGGCCGCGGCTACCGGATCGACGGGGTCACCGGGCCCGACGAGTACGACGCCATCGTGGACAACAACGTCTACACGAACCTGATGGCGCAGCGGAACCTGCGCGAGGCCGTCGCCGCGGTCGAGCGCCAGCCGGAGACGGCGGGCCGGCTGTTGGTGTCCCGCGACGAGGTCGAGCTGTGGTCGCGGGCGGCCGAGGCGATGCGGGTGCCGTTCAACGAGGCGCTCGGCGTGCACGAGCAGTCGGAGGGCTTCACCCACCACGAGGAGTGGGACTTCGAGGGCACCCGGCCCGACCAGTACCCGCTGCTGCTCAACTTCCCCTACTTCGACATCTACCGGAAGCAGGTCGTCAAGCAGGCCGACCTGGTGATGGCGCTGCACCTGCGCGGCGACGCCTTCACCGCCGAGGAGAAGATCGCCGACTTCGCCTACTACGAGGCCCGGACGGTGCGCGACTCCTCGCTGTCGGCGGCCCAGCAGGCGGTCGTCGCCGCGGAGACCGGGCACCTGCAGCTGGCCCACGACTACTGGGGCGAGGCCTCGCTGACCGACCTGCAGAACCTGCACGGCAACAGCGGGCACGGGCTGCACATCGCCTCGCTGGCCGGCGGGTGGACGGTCGCCGTCGCCGGGTTCGGCGGGATGCGCGACCACGGCGGGCAGCTCAGCTTCGCGCCGCGGCTGCCCCCGCGGATCCGCCGGCTGGCGTTCCGGGTGGTCTTCCGGGGCCGCTGCCTGGCGGTGACCGTGACGGCGCAGCGGGCCACCTACCGGCTGGTCTACGGCGACGAGCCGCTGGAGCTCGCCCACCACGGGCAGCCCTTCACCGTCTCGCACGAGCCGACCGACCTGGAGATCCCGCCCGCGCCGCAGGTGGAGCCGGTGCGGCAGCCGCCGCACGCCGCCCCCCGGCGGCGCAACCGCCCCACCAGCGACTGA
- a CDS encoding YciI family protein, producing MPQYLFMLYDREDLYAEGGEELADQTVQRHRDFTAAVAATDGARVLGGEALQDQATATTVRRTSPDGEPLVTDGPFLEAKEAFGGYYLIEARDLDQALELAKVCPVLAGGVEVRPIWDTSELG from the coding sequence ATGCCGCAGTACCTGTTCATGCTGTACGACCGCGAGGACCTCTACGCCGAGGGGGGCGAGGAGCTGGCCGACCAGACCGTCCAGCGGCACCGCGACTTCACCGCGGCCGTGGCGGCCACCGACGGCGCCCGCGTGCTGGGCGGTGAGGCGCTGCAGGACCAGGCGACGGCGACCACGGTGCGCCGGACGAGCCCGGACGGCGAGCCGCTGGTCACCGACGGCCCGTTCCTGGAGGCCAAGGAGGCGTTCGGCGGCTACTACCTGATCGAGGCCCGCGACCTGGACCAGGCGCTCGAGCTGGCGAAGGTCTGCCCGGTGCTGGCCGGGGGCGTCGAGGTGCGGCCGATCTGGGACACCAGCGAGCTGGGGTGA
- a CDS encoding M50 family metallopeptidase, giving the protein MEVLERFWTRVSATSPPLPGWLLAVCAVAALLVVGSPAVWRRARHAVTIAHEGAHGLAALVTGRRLAGIRLHSDTSGVTVSAGRPSGAGMVLTIAAGYTGPGLFGLGAAALLAAGAAVGLLWALLGLLALLLVQIRNWYGLWSVLVTGALVFAATWWLPAEGQSAFAHGVTWFLLLAAPKTVVELQSKRRRRGGAPDSDADQLARLTRLPGLFWVAVFLLVDVGALALGTWWLLR; this is encoded by the coding sequence ATGGAGGTCCTCGAGCGGTTCTGGACGCGCGTCTCGGCCACCTCTCCCCCGCTGCCCGGCTGGCTGCTGGCGGTCTGCGCGGTGGCCGCCCTGCTGGTGGTCGGCTCGCCCGCGGTGTGGCGGCGGGCCCGGCACGCGGTGACGATCGCGCACGAGGGGGCGCACGGGCTGGCGGCGCTGGTCACCGGGCGCCGGCTGGCCGGCATCCGGCTGCACTCGGACACCTCGGGGGTCACCGTCTCCGCGGGCCGGCCGAGCGGCGCAGGGATGGTGCTGACCATCGCCGCGGGCTACACCGGGCCGGGGCTGTTCGGGCTCGGTGCCGCCGCGCTGCTGGCCGCCGGCGCCGCCGTCGGGCTGCTGTGGGCGCTGCTCGGCCTGCTGGCGCTGCTGCTGGTGCAGATCCGCAACTGGTACGGGCTGTGGTCGGTGCTGGTCACCGGGGCCCTGGTGTTCGCCGCGACGTGGTGGCTGCCCGCCGAGGGGCAGTCCGCCTTCGCGCACGGCGTCACCTGGTTCCTGCTGCTGGCCGCCCCGAAGACGGTGGTGGAGCTGCAGTCCAAGCGCCGCCGCCGAGGGGGTGCCCCGGACTCCGACGCCGACCAGCTGGCCCGGCTCACCCGGCTGCCAGGGCTGTTCTGGGTGGCGGTGTTCCTGCTGGTCGACGTCGGCGCGCTGGCCCTGGGCACCTGGTGGCTGCTGCGCTGA
- a CDS encoding VOC family protein — protein MPSTVQPVIVSRDLERLAGFYRSLLGAVETERVPAEGPTFFVGLRIGDSDLGVVSDGDVPDGPQRMLLSVEVPDVDALLPRVTELGGRVSGPANDMPWGQRVAHVQDPDGNTVNLTQQL, from the coding sequence GTGCCCAGCACCGTCCAGCCCGTGATCGTCAGCCGCGACCTCGAGCGGCTGGCCGGCTTCTACCGGTCCCTGCTCGGTGCCGTGGAGACCGAGCGCGTCCCCGCCGAGGGGCCCACCTTCTTCGTCGGCCTGCGGATCGGCGACTCCGACCTCGGCGTGGTCTCCGACGGCGACGTCCCGGACGGCCCGCAGCGGATGCTGCTCAGCGTCGAGGTCCCCGACGTCGACGCGCTCCTCCCCCGGGTCACCGAGCTCGGCGGGCGCGTCTCCGGGCCGGCGAACGACATGCCGTGGGGCCAGCGGGTCGCCCACGTGCAGGACCCCGACGGCAACACCGTCAACCTCACCCAGCAGCTCTGA
- a CDS encoding sensor histidine kinase, giving the protein MSVTAGAPAAPDPGLEHPSLVPAQLLAAADAAPERGPDGVGSTGGRRRVQRSVRDWVVDVTCFLLALLSGAVFVGAALSETPPPPDGLVLADVVAGVAGCLLLWWRRRWPVAVAVLLALLGTFSDMASGAVVIALFTVAVHRRLPVVLGVVAVGLASFVVYTVVRPTDEVPYPIVLGFGVLLSAAVVAWGMFVRARRQLVLSLRERALRAEREQVLQVDRARQMERTRIAREMHDVLAHRLSLLSMHAGALEFRPDASPTEIAQAAGVVRASARQALEDLREVIGVLREGPDGSSSTRPQPTLGDLPALVEECRRAGVRVRAEYRVPDLGSAPPATGRNAYRVVQEALTNVRKHAPGTVASVRVEGGPGTGLTIEVRNPPPAGGEHLVPLPSAGTGLVGLLERISLGGGHLEHGWTADGEFRLLATLPWPADWASA; this is encoded by the coding sequence GTGAGCGTGACCGCCGGAGCCCCGGCCGCACCGGACCCCGGCCTCGAGCACCCCTCCCTGGTCCCGGCCCAGCTGCTCGCCGCCGCCGACGCGGCCCCCGAGCGCGGTCCGGACGGCGTCGGCAGCACCGGCGGCCGGCGCCGCGTCCAGCGCTCGGTCCGCGACTGGGTCGTCGACGTGACCTGCTTCCTGCTCGCCCTGCTGTCCGGCGCGGTCTTCGTCGGCGCAGCGCTGTCGGAGACGCCCCCTCCCCCGGACGGGCTCGTCCTCGCCGACGTCGTCGCCGGGGTCGCCGGGTGCCTGCTGCTGTGGTGGCGGCGGCGCTGGCCGGTCGCGGTCGCGGTGCTGCTCGCGCTGCTCGGCACCTTCTCCGACATGGCCAGCGGCGCCGTGGTCATCGCGCTGTTCACCGTCGCGGTGCACCGGCGGCTGCCGGTCGTGCTCGGGGTGGTGGCGGTCGGCCTGGCCAGCTTCGTCGTCTACACGGTCGTGCGGCCGACCGACGAGGTGCCGTACCCGATCGTGCTCGGGTTCGGGGTGCTGCTGTCGGCCGCGGTGGTGGCCTGGGGCATGTTCGTCCGGGCCCGCCGCCAGCTCGTGCTGAGCCTGCGCGAGCGTGCCCTGCGCGCCGAGCGCGAGCAGGTGCTGCAGGTCGACCGGGCCCGGCAGATGGAGCGCACCCGGATCGCCCGGGAGATGCACGACGTGCTGGCCCACCGGCTGTCGCTGCTGAGCATGCACGCCGGGGCGCTGGAGTTCCGGCCCGACGCCTCCCCCACCGAGATCGCCCAGGCCGCGGGCGTGGTGCGGGCCAGCGCGCGGCAGGCGCTGGAGGACCTGCGCGAGGTGATCGGCGTGCTGCGCGAGGGGCCGGACGGGAGCTCCAGCACCCGCCCCCAGCCCACCCTCGGCGACCTCCCGGCGCTGGTCGAGGAGTGCCGGCGGGCCGGCGTGCGGGTCCGGGCCGAGTACCGGGTGCCCGACCTGGGCTCCGCTCCCCCGGCCACCGGCCGCAACGCCTACCGCGTCGTCCAGGAGGCGCTGACCAACGTCCGCAAGCACGCCCCCGGCACGGTGGCCTCCGTCCGGGTCGAGGGCGGCCCGGGCACAGGGCTGACGATCGAGGTGCGCAACCCGCCCCCGGCCGGCGGTGAGCACCTGGTCCCGCTGCCCAGCGCGGGCACCGGCCTGGTCGGCCTGCTGGAGCGGATCAGCCTCGGCGGCGGCCACCTCGAGCACGGCTGGACGGCGGACGGCGAGTTCCGGCTGCTGGCGACGCTGCCCTGGCCGGCCGACTGGGCGTCCGCGTGA
- a CDS encoding antibiotic biosynthesis monooxygenase, whose amino-acid sequence MESTTPVPTAAETPELPVTVSFTRRADPAHAVEMTAWIRSGLTLAESFPGFLGGGWVRPRHGADEWHMLCRFASPATLAAWEASSERRWWLGSAQGLAEMTRTERRTGIEGWFDAPVDASAEIPTAPLPAAPPRWKQAVTIWLVFFPLNLLATVTLGALLADVHVVWRVAAMTLTLTPVMTYLLLPWVTRRLQWWLQGRPWRDR is encoded by the coding sequence ATGGAGAGCACCACCCCGGTGCCGACGGCTGCGGAGACCCCGGAGCTGCCGGTGACCGTCTCGTTCACCAGGCGGGCCGACCCGGCCCACGCGGTGGAGATGACCGCCTGGATCCGCTCCGGCCTCACCCTGGCCGAGAGCTTCCCGGGCTTCCTCGGCGGCGGCTGGGTCCGCCCGCGGCACGGCGCGGACGAGTGGCACATGCTGTGCCGCTTCGCCTCGCCGGCCACGCTCGCCGCCTGGGAGGCCAGCTCGGAGCGCCGCTGGTGGCTCGGCTCGGCGCAGGGCCTGGCCGAGATGACCCGGACCGAGCGCCGCACCGGCATCGAGGGGTGGTTCGACGCACCCGTCGACGCCTCCGCCGAGATCCCGACCGCGCCGCTGCCGGCCGCACCGCCGCGCTGGAAGCAGGCGGTCACCATCTGGCTGGTCTTCTTCCCGCTCAACCTGCTGGCCACGGTCACGCTGGGCGCGCTGCTGGCCGACGTGCACGTCGTCTGGCGGGTGGCCGCGATGACGCTGACCCTCACCCCGGTGATGACCTACCTGCTGCTGCCGTGGGTCACCCGGCGGCTGCAGTGGTGGCTCCAGGGGAGGCCCTGGCGCGACCGCTGA
- a CDS encoding alkaline phosphatase family protein, which produces MAPAQRSLSRRRFLATGAATGAAVVLSGAAGAPTARAAGGGLRVYVLVVDGCRPEEVSPVLTPRLARLRQQGTWFSAARSLPVTETIPNHTMMMAGVRPDRSGVPSNTVFDRAEGVVRDLDRPTDLRFPTVLERLRQKGRTTGTVLSKEYLFGIFGERATYRWEPFPVLPVTGHAPDAATTDALLAMVDGPDPDLVFVNLGDVDRVGHADLTGTSLQVARQLALVSTDLQVGRFVDHLQATGRWERSVLVVLADHSMDWSLPTALISVNRVLAARPDLQRAVQIAQNGGADLLYWTGPAATRTAGLRDVRRLVAAHPGVLSVHEPKELRLGPEAGDLVAYARPGWRFTDPQPLSNPIPGNHGHPATEPIPFMVTGGHPALRPGTTSRAPVRTVDVAPLVGALFGLGAPRGGYDGLVRTDGFSRIPTA; this is translated from the coding sequence ATGGCCCCCGCCCAGCGCTCGCTCAGCCGTCGCCGCTTCCTCGCCACCGGCGCCGCGACGGGGGCGGCGGTGGTGCTCTCCGGAGCCGCCGGCGCCCCGACCGCCCGGGCGGCCGGGGGAGGGCTGCGGGTCTACGTGCTGGTCGTCGACGGGTGTCGGCCGGAGGAGGTCAGCCCGGTGCTGACCCCGCGGCTGGCCCGGCTCCGCCAGCAGGGCACCTGGTTCTCCGCCGCCCGTTCGCTGCCGGTGACGGAGACCATCCCGAACCACACGATGATGATGGCCGGGGTGCGGCCGGACCGGAGCGGCGTGCCCAGCAACACGGTGTTCGACCGGGCCGAGGGCGTGGTGCGCGACCTGGACCGCCCCACCGACCTGCGCTTCCCGACCGTGCTGGAGCGGCTGCGGCAGAAGGGCCGGACCACCGGCACGGTGCTGTCGAAGGAGTACCTGTTCGGCATCTTCGGCGAGCGGGCGACCTACCGGTGGGAGCCGTTCCCGGTCCTCCCGGTCACCGGCCACGCCCCGGACGCCGCGACGACCGACGCCCTGCTGGCCATGGTCGACGGCCCGGACCCCGACCTCGTGTTCGTCAACCTCGGCGACGTCGACCGGGTCGGGCACGCCGACCTCACCGGCACCTCGCTGCAGGTGGCCCGGCAGCTGGCGCTGGTCTCCACCGACCTGCAGGTCGGCCGGTTCGTCGACCACCTGCAGGCGACCGGTCGCTGGGAGCGCAGCGTGCTGGTGGTGCTGGCCGACCACTCGATGGACTGGTCGCTGCCCACCGCGCTGATCTCGGTCAACCGGGTGCTCGCGGCCCGCCCGGACCTGCAGCGCGCGGTGCAGATCGCCCAGAACGGCGGCGCCGACCTGCTCTACTGGACCGGCCCGGCGGCGACCCGCACCGCCGGCCTGCGGGACGTGCGGCGGCTGGTCGCGGCCCACCCCGGAGTGCTCTCGGTGCACGAGCCGAAGGAGCTGCGGCTCGGCCCGGAGGCCGGCGACCTGGTCGCCTACGCCCGGCCGGGCTGGCGGTTCACCGACCCGCAGCCGCTGTCCAACCCCATCCCCGGCAACCACGGGCACCCGGCGACCGAGCCGATCCCGTTCATGGTCACCGGCGGCCACCCGGCGCTCCGCCCGGGGACGACGAGCCGTGCCCCGGTGCGCACGGTCGACGTCGCCCCGCTGGTGGGCGCGCTGTTCGGCCTGGGCGCCCCGCGCGGCGGCTACGACGGCCTGGTCCGCACCGACGGCTTCAGCCGCATCCCCACCGCCTGA
- a CDS encoding response regulator transcription factor, producing MREPVRVLVVDDDPLVRAALAMVLGGAEDLELAGEATDGDEVAAAVEGCSPDVVLMDIRMPRTDGLTATEQLLARRDAPEVIVLTTFDADDQVLRALRAGASGFLVKDTPPAAIVEAVRRVAAGEPMLSPTVTRQLIAHVAAAAPAAPGDARADRARARLDQLSDREREVALAVGRGLSNAQIGAELYLSVATVKAHVSRLLVKLDVANRVQIALLMHDADLV from the coding sequence GTGAGGGAGCCGGTCCGGGTCCTCGTCGTCGACGACGACCCGCTGGTGCGCGCCGCGCTGGCGATGGTGCTGGGCGGGGCCGAGGACCTGGAGCTCGCCGGCGAGGCGACCGACGGCGACGAGGTGGCCGCGGCCGTCGAGGGCTGCTCCCCCGACGTCGTCCTGATGGACATCCGGATGCCGCGCACCGACGGGCTGACCGCGACCGAGCAGCTGCTGGCCCGCCGCGACGCCCCCGAGGTGATCGTGCTGACCACCTTCGACGCCGACGACCAGGTGCTGCGCGCGCTGCGGGCCGGGGCGAGCGGCTTCCTGGTCAAGGACACCCCGCCGGCGGCGATCGTCGAGGCGGTCCGCCGGGTGGCGGCCGGCGAGCCGATGCTCTCCCCCACCGTCACCCGCCAGCTCATCGCGCACGTGGCGGCCGCGGCCCCGGCCGCGCCCGGCGACGCCCGCGCCGACCGGGCCCGGGCGCGGCTGGACCAGCTCAGCGACCGGGAGCGCGAGGTGGCCCTGGCGGTCGGCCGGGGGCTGTCCAACGCGCAGATCGGCGCCGAGCTGTACCTGAGCGTGGCGACGGTGAAGGCGCACGTGTCCCGGCTGCTGGTGAAGCTGGACGTCGCCAACCGGGTGCAGATCGCGCTGCTGATGCACGACGCCGACCTGGTCTGA
- a CDS encoding ABC transporter permease, with protein MSAATLDAGRPRTLPEPTPPSLPTLVRVELRKSYDTRAGKWLLVTIGLAALAVVAISLFVEDAPKTFPDYFSFTQLPVAILLPVLGILLVTSEWSQRTAMTTFTLVPRRSRVLTAKVLAASVLGVLGVLATVAATVLATVLTPVVTDQAMDWSLSGAQAGQVLLVQVLFVLSGVAFGMLLLSSPLAIVLYFVLPTVFTIVVNLVSALDWVRDWLDLGTTSQPMFEGELDGQGWVQLATSAVVWIVLPMAIGWVRIQRSEIA; from the coding sequence ATGAGCGCCGCGACCCTGGACGCCGGCCGGCCCCGCACGCTGCCGGAGCCGACCCCGCCGAGCCTGCCCACGCTGGTCCGGGTGGAGCTGCGCAAGTCCTACGACACCCGGGCCGGGAAGTGGCTGCTGGTCACCATCGGGCTGGCGGCGCTGGCCGTCGTCGCGATCTCGCTGTTCGTCGAGGACGCGCCCAAGACGTTCCCCGACTACTTCTCCTTCACCCAGCTCCCGGTCGCCATCCTGCTGCCGGTGCTCGGCATCCTGCTGGTCACCAGCGAGTGGTCGCAGCGCACCGCGATGACCACGTTCACCCTGGTGCCCCGGCGGTCCCGGGTGCTCACCGCCAAGGTGCTGGCGGCCTCGGTGCTCGGCGTGCTCGGGGTGCTCGCCACGGTGGCGGCCACGGTGCTGGCCACGGTGCTGACCCCGGTCGTCACCGACCAGGCGATGGACTGGTCGCTGTCCGGCGCCCAGGCCGGGCAGGTGCTGCTCGTGCAGGTGCTGTTCGTGCTCTCCGGGGTCGCGTTCGGCATGCTGCTGCTCAGCTCGCCGCTGGCGATCGTCCTGTACTTCGTGCTCCCGACCGTGTTCACCATCGTGGTGAACCTGGTCAGCGCGCTGGACTGGGTGCGCGACTGGCTGGACCTGGGCACCACCTCCCAGCCGATGTTCGAGGGTGAGCTCGACGGCCAGGGCTGGGTGCAGCTGGCCACCTCCGCCGTGGTGTGGATCGTGCTGCCGATGGCCATCGGGTGGGTCCGGATCCAGCGGTCCGAGATCGCCTGA
- a CDS encoding HAD family hydrolase codes for MLGLPEDIRACLFDLDGVLTQTAKVHQAAWKRTFDEFLRRRDPGAAEFSQADYNQFVDGKPREDGVRDFLASRGITLPEGTDADPADAETVRGVATRKNELLLRELDEHGVQVYEGSMRYLRAAKEAGLATAVVTASANGAQVVAAGGFADLIDARVDGVVAKRDGLRGKPAPDGFLAGARAVGVEPARCAVYEDALAGVAAGRAGDFGFVVGVDRVGQAEQLRERGADVVVQDLDELLDGDR; via the coding sequence GTGCTGGGACTCCCCGAAGACATCCGGGCCTGCCTGTTCGACCTCGACGGGGTCCTGACGCAGACGGCGAAGGTGCACCAGGCCGCCTGGAAGCGCACCTTCGACGAGTTCCTGCGCAGGCGCGACCCGGGCGCGGCCGAGTTCAGCCAGGCCGACTACAACCAGTTCGTCGACGGCAAGCCGCGCGAGGACGGCGTCCGGGACTTCCTCGCCAGCCGGGGGATCACCCTGCCCGAGGGCACCGACGCCGACCCGGCCGACGCCGAGACGGTCCGCGGCGTGGCCACCCGCAAGAACGAGCTGCTGCTGCGCGAGCTCGACGAGCACGGCGTGCAGGTCTACGAGGGCTCGATGCGGTACCTGCGCGCGGCCAAGGAGGCCGGCCTGGCGACCGCCGTGGTGACCGCCTCCGCCAACGGCGCGCAGGTCGTCGCCGCAGGAGGCTTCGCCGACCTGATCGACGCCCGCGTCGACGGGGTGGTGGCCAAGCGCGACGGGCTGCGCGGCAAGCCCGCACCCGACGGGTTCCTCGCCGGCGCCCGCGCGGTGGGCGTCGAGCCGGCCCGCTGCGCGGTCTACGAGGACGCGCTGGCCGGGGTCGCGGCCGGGCGGGCCGGTGACTTCGGGTTCGTCGTCGGCGTCGACCGGGTCGGCCAGGCCGAGCAGCTGCGCGAGCGCGGCGCGGACGTCGTCGTCCAGGACCTGGACGAGCTGCTGGACGGCGACCGGTGA
- a CDS encoding ABC transporter ATP-binding protein encodes MITIDHLTKRYGAQVAVSDVSFSCQPGTVTGFLGPNGAGKSTTLRSLVGLATPTSGTATIAGRRYADLPNAGRQVGVLLDAGAQHAGRTGREVLSLSAMVLGVGPERVDEVLGRVGLAGRPAGKRLGNYSLGMRQRLGLATALLGDPQVLVLDEPANGLDPEGIFWMRGLLRGFADRGGTVLLSSHLLHEIEAVADQLVVISGGRIVAQGSKDELLAGKGTLVRGPDRALLDRALQAAGIAVSPGPEDALLADADALAVGQAVAAAGVVLTELRPAGGEGLEGLFRSLTGHAGAGQQVEEVLA; translated from the coding sequence ATGATCACGATCGATCACCTGACCAAACGGTACGGCGCGCAGGTCGCCGTCTCCGACGTCTCCTTCAGCTGCCAGCCGGGCACGGTCACCGGCTTCCTCGGCCCCAACGGCGCGGGCAAGTCCACGACGCTGCGGTCCCTGGTCGGCCTCGCCACCCCCACCAGCGGCACGGCCACCATCGCCGGCCGCCGGTACGCCGACCTCCCCAACGCCGGCCGCCAGGTGGGCGTGCTGCTCGACGCGGGCGCCCAGCACGCCGGCCGCACCGGCCGGGAGGTGCTCAGCCTGTCCGCGATGGTGCTCGGCGTCGGCCCGGAGCGGGTGGACGAGGTGCTGGGCCGGGTCGGCCTGGCGGGACGGCCGGCCGGCAAGCGGCTGGGCAACTACTCGCTGGGCATGCGCCAGCGGCTCGGCCTGGCCACCGCCCTGCTGGGCGACCCGCAGGTGCTGGTGCTCGACGAGCCGGCCAACGGGCTGGACCCCGAGGGCATCTTCTGGATGCGCGGCCTGCTGCGCGGGTTCGCCGACCGCGGTGGCACGGTGCTGCTCTCCTCGCACCTGCTGCACGAGATCGAGGCGGTGGCCGACCAGCTGGTGGTCATCTCCGGCGGCCGGATCGTGGCGCAGGGGAGCAAGGACGAGCTGCTCGCCGGCAAGGGCACCCTGGTGCGCGGCCCCGACCGGGCACTGCTGGACAGGGCGCTGCAGGCGGCCGGGATCGCGGTGAGCCCGGGGCCGGAGGACGCGCTCCTCGCCGACGCCGACGCGCTCGCGGTCGGCCAGGCGGTGGCCGCGGCCGGCGTCGTGCTGACCGAGCTGCGCCCCGCCGGGGGAGAGGGCCTGGAAGGGCTCTTCCGGTCGCTCACCGGTCACGCCGGCGCCGGCCAGCAGGTCGAGGAGGTGCTGGCATGA